GCTTACGGCGAGACTCCGTACAGCTACCTGATGACCCGCCGGATTGAGCGGGCCATGGCACTGCTCCGCGGCGGCATGAGCGTGACCGATGCCTGCATGGCCGTGGGCTGTACTTCGCTGGGATCATTCAGCTCACGCTTCACCGAGATCGTGGGCGAACCGCCCAGCGCCTACCGGACCGGCGAACACAGCGCGGTGGAGGCCATGCCCGCGTGCGTGGCGAAGATCCGGACAAGGCCCGCCCGGCACAGCATGGGGGCCGAAGCAGCCGGGGCTGAGGACGGAGTCCAAGCGAGCAGGATTCGAGAAGCGATGCTGACGCCGGCCGAATAGCGTTATTTGCATGAACATCTCACTCCAGTACTGCAACATCACAGTCAACGACACCGAAAAAGCCCTCACCTTCTACCGGGATGCCCTCGGGCTCGAGGTGCGCAACGACGTCGCCTCCGGAGGATTCCACTGGGTTACGCTCGGCAGCGCCGCCCAGCCGGACCTCGAGATCGT
This genomic window from Arthrobacter sp. 24S4-2 contains:
- a CDS encoding helix-turn-helix transcriptional regulator, with the translated sequence MTPQELANLAHLRRARDLIDRDFAHALDVPTMARKALMSPAHFSRQFRAAYGETPYSYLMTRRIERAMALLRGGMSVTDACMAVGCTSLGSFSSRFTEIVGEPPSAYRTGEHSAVEAMPACVAKIRTRPARHSMGAEAAGAEDGVQASRIREAMLTPAE